One segment of Paenibacillus pabuli DNA contains the following:
- the hisG gene encoding ATP phosphoribosyltransferase, with the protein MSDILKVAMPKGRIYKKASKLFREAGLDIPVDVDDTRKLVIEVPEAGMEFIMAKPVDVPTYVEYGVADIGIVGKDVLLEENRDVYELLNLGIAQCRMSVIGLPDWTPGIQQRVATKYPRIASQYFREQGQQVEVIKLNGSIELAPLIGLADRIVDLVETGQTLRENGLVEMTGILDITSRLIANRVSYRMKNARIQALCDALQQVIPTTNEFSAGSLQG; encoded by the coding sequence ATGTCGGATATTTTGAAGGTAGCCATGCCAAAGGGCCGGATCTATAAAAAAGCTTCCAAGCTCTTCCGTGAAGCGGGACTCGATATTCCTGTCGATGTGGACGACACACGCAAACTTGTCATTGAAGTGCCCGAAGCGGGGATGGAGTTCATCATGGCGAAGCCTGTAGATGTTCCAACGTATGTGGAATACGGTGTAGCGGATATCGGAATTGTGGGTAAGGACGTGCTGCTTGAGGAGAATCGCGACGTCTACGAACTGCTGAATCTGGGGATTGCACAGTGCCGTATGTCGGTTATCGGTCTGCCGGATTGGACACCGGGTATCCAGCAGCGTGTGGCGACGAAATACCCGAGAATTGCATCTCAATATTTCCGCGAACAGGGGCAGCAGGTGGAAGTCATCAAATTGAACGGCTCCATTGAACTTGCACCCTTGATCGGGCTGGCTGACCGGATTGTGGATCTGGTGGAGACGGGACAGACACTGCGTGAGAACGGATTGGTTGAGATGACAGGCATTCTGGATATCACGAGCCGCCTTATCGCAAACCGGGTGAGTTATCGGATGAAAAATGCACGGATTCAGGCATTATGCGATGCATTGCAGCAGGTCATTCCAACGACTAATGAATTTTCGGCAGGAAGCCTTCAGGGATAA
- the hisD gene encoding histidinol dehydrogenase translates to MKIVPAREFDLKREVDYGTPEQNETVRRIVSDIRREGDAALLRYTEELDRTKLTAAGLRVPQEELQAAYAAVEPSFVTAIRQAAANIRAFHVKQKRNSWMDWQPDGSLLGQVIRPLKRVGVYVPGGKAAYPSSVLMNVIPAQVAGVPEIVMVTPPSTNGGEGIDPYILVAAAEAGVNEMYRVGGAQAIAALAYGTESIAPVDKICGPGNIYVALAKREVYGAVDIDSIAGPSEIVVLADETANPVYVAADLLSQAEHDEMASAILVTTSAVLAEAVQAEVQRQLEALPRKAIAAASVEQYGAIIVVDSMDEGIDVVNRLAPEHLEILVQEPMAYAGRIENAGAIFLGPYSSEPVGDYFAGPNHIIPTNGTARFSSPVDVDDFIKKSSLIYYSKEALLQNGAAIIELARHEGLEGHARAIAVRLEQEGKAESDNG, encoded by the coding sequence ATGAAAATTGTACCTGCACGGGAATTTGATCTGAAGCGTGAAGTGGATTATGGTACACCTGAGCAAAATGAAACGGTCCGGCGTATTGTCAGTGACATCCGGCGGGAAGGGGATGCGGCACTGCTGCGGTATACGGAGGAGCTGGACCGCACGAAACTGACTGCTGCGGGACTGCGCGTGCCTCAGGAAGAGCTTCAGGCGGCCTACGCTGCTGTAGAACCTTCTTTCGTGACGGCGATTCGGCAAGCCGCCGCCAATATTCGAGCGTTTCACGTGAAACAGAAGCGCAACTCGTGGATGGATTGGCAGCCGGACGGCAGTCTGCTGGGCCAGGTCATCCGGCCGCTGAAGCGGGTCGGGGTGTATGTGCCTGGCGGCAAAGCAGCATATCCTTCGTCGGTGCTGATGAATGTCATTCCGGCACAGGTTGCCGGCGTGCCAGAGATTGTTATGGTGACGCCGCCGTCGACCAACGGCGGCGAGGGGATTGACCCGTACATTCTCGTTGCTGCCGCGGAAGCGGGCGTGAACGAGATGTACCGGGTTGGCGGCGCGCAGGCCATCGCCGCCCTAGCTTACGGCACGGAGAGCATTGCCCCGGTCGACAAGATCTGTGGACCGGGCAATATCTACGTGGCGCTCGCGAAGCGCGAGGTCTACGGCGCGGTCGATATCGACAGTATCGCCGGGCCGAGTGAAATTGTGGTGCTCGCCGATGAAACGGCGAACCCGGTGTATGTCGCCGCAGACTTGTTGTCGCAGGCGGAACATGACGAGATGGCATCGGCCATTCTCGTCACGACCTCGGCCGTGCTGGCGGAAGCCGTGCAGGCCGAAGTGCAGCGCCAGCTTGAGGCGCTGCCGCGGAAGGCGATCGCTGCTGCTTCCGTGGAGCAGTACGGCGCGATTATTGTGGTCGATTCCATGGATGAAGGAATCGATGTGGTGAACCGGCTTGCACCAGAGCATCTGGAGATTCTGGTGCAGGAGCCGATGGCTTATGCCGGCCGGATCGAAAATGCCGGCGCGATCTTCCTCGGCCCGTACAGCTCGGAACCGGTAGGGGATTATTTTGCCGGCCCGAATCATATCATTCCGACAAACGGAACAGCCCGGTTCAGTTCACCGGTAGACGTGGATGACTTTATTAAGAAATCAAGTTTGATCTACTATAGCAAGGAAGCGCTGCTCCAAAACGGAGCGGCTATTATAGAACTGGCCCGCCATGAAGGGCTTGAAGGGCACGCCCGTGCAATCGCTGTACGGTTAGAACAGGAAGGAAAGGCGGAATCGGACAATGGATAA
- the hisB gene encoding imidazoleglycerol-phosphate dehydratase HisB, with the protein MDKQNNGVELETKGAVRQAEVDRKTNETNIQLAFAVDGTGQSTIETDVPFLNHMLDLFTKHGQFDLNVQARGDIDIDDHHTVEDIGICLGQTLREALGDKRGIKRYASVFVPMDEALAQVIIDVSNRPHFEYRAEYPSQQVGSFSTELVHEFLWKLALEARITLHVIVHYGQNTHHMIEAIFKALGRALDEATMIDPRVTGVPSTKGVL; encoded by the coding sequence ATGGATAAGCAAAATAACGGAGTGGAGCTTGAAACGAAAGGTGCTGTGCGCCAGGCAGAGGTTGATCGCAAGACGAACGAGACGAATATTCAATTGGCATTTGCCGTAGACGGGACCGGACAATCGACAATTGAGACGGACGTTCCTTTCCTAAACCATATGCTCGATCTGTTCACAAAGCACGGACAATTCGATCTGAACGTACAGGCGCGTGGAGACATTGATATTGATGATCATCACACGGTTGAGGATATTGGAATCTGTCTGGGGCAGACCCTTCGTGAAGCGCTTGGAGACAAACGGGGCATCAAGCGTTATGCCAGCGTATTTGTACCGATGGATGAGGCGCTTGCTCAAGTTATCATTGATGTAAGCAACAGACCTCACTTCGAGTATCGCGCGGAGTATCCATCCCAGCAAGTGGGCAGCTTCTCTACCGAACTGGTACATGAATTTCTGTGGAAACTGGCGCTGGAGGCGCGGATTACACTGCACGTCATTGTACACTACGGCCAGAACACACATCACATGATTGAAGCAATCTTTAAGGCGTTGGGACGTGCACTGGATGAAGCAACGATGATCGATCCACGTGTAACAGGTGTGCCTTCCACGAAGGGAGTGCTGTAG
- the hisH gene encoding imidazole glycerol phosphate synthase subunit HisH: MAIAIVDYGMGNLHSVGKAVERLGYEALVTSDRETILNADGVILPGVGAFGDAMEHLRESGLDVVVKEAAAGTKPLLGICLGMQLLFSSSEEHGEHYGLDILPGKVVRFAAGELKVPHMGWNRLEFLHPENPLFEGLEAGHVYFVHSYHARTEVESDLLAVTDYGHPVTAIVGRGSNFGMQFHPEKSGELGIKLLGNFLALTGKPN, translated from the coding sequence ATGGCGATTGCAATTGTCGATTACGGTATGGGGAACCTGCACAGCGTCGGCAAAGCGGTCGAACGTCTTGGCTATGAAGCGCTGGTGACTAGTGACAGGGAAACGATTCTAAATGCAGACGGGGTCATCCTGCCGGGCGTGGGTGCATTTGGTGATGCAATGGAGCATCTGCGGGAGAGTGGATTGGACGTTGTTGTGAAAGAAGCGGCAGCTGGAACGAAACCACTGCTCGGGATCTGTCTGGGCATGCAGCTGCTGTTTAGTTCCAGTGAGGAGCATGGGGAGCACTACGGCTTGGATATCCTGCCCGGAAAAGTGGTGCGTTTTGCAGCAGGAGAATTGAAGGTCCCTCATATGGGGTGGAATCGCCTGGAGTTCCTTCATCCGGAAAATCCTCTTTTTGAAGGGCTTGAAGCCGGACATGTTTATTTTGTCCATTCCTATCATGCGCGTACCGAAGTGGAAAGTGATCTGCTGGCAGTAACAGATTACGGTCACCCGGTTACAGCCATTGTGGGAAGGGGTAGCAACTTCGGCATGCAGTTTCACCCGGAGAAGAGCGGTGAACTGGGCATAAAGCTGCTCGGAAATTTCCTGGCCTTGACGGGTAAGCCTAATTAG
- the hisA gene encoding 1-(5-phosphoribosyl)-5-[(5-phosphoribosylamino)methylideneamino]imidazole-4-carboxamide isomerase produces MSSFIIYPAIDIRDGKCVRLVQGDYNQETVYNDDPVEVALSWEKQGGTYVHLVDLDGAKAGHPVNDELIGRIASAVNVPVQVGGGLRTVADVERLLGLGVSRLIIGTAAIEDRAFTEEVLGRYGDKVAIGIDARNGYVATRGWLETSEVQAEVLAKELAAFGAETFIFTDISRDGMMQGPNVEAIVSLAKASGRNVIASGGVSVMDDLLRLSRHADDGIGGAIVGKALYTGSIDLSEAVRTVNK; encoded by the coding sequence ATGTCATCTTTTATCATATATCCGGCAATTGATATCCGGGACGGCAAATGTGTAAGACTGGTGCAGGGGGATTACAATCAGGAGACGGTATATAATGATGACCCTGTAGAGGTTGCCCTTTCCTGGGAGAAGCAAGGGGGTACATACGTTCATCTGGTCGATCTGGACGGTGCAAAAGCGGGTCACCCCGTAAATGACGAGTTGATCGGACGCATTGCATCTGCAGTTAACGTGCCTGTACAGGTAGGCGGGGGACTTCGTACCGTAGCTGATGTGGAACGTTTACTCGGTCTTGGCGTGAGCCGGCTCATTATTGGAACAGCGGCGATTGAGGATCGGGCCTTTACCGAAGAAGTGTTAGGACGTTATGGAGATAAAGTGGCGATCGGTATCGATGCCCGAAACGGTTATGTGGCTACTCGCGGCTGGCTGGAAACATCCGAGGTGCAAGCTGAAGTACTGGCGAAAGAACTGGCTGCATTCGGTGCTGAGACGTTTATCTTCACCGACATTTCCCGTGATGGAATGATGCAGGGGCCAAATGTGGAAGCCATTGTATCACTTGCCAAGGCGAGCGGACGTAATGTTATCGCTTCCGGAGGTGTAAGTGTGATGGATGATCTGCTTCGCCTGAGCCGTCATGCGGATGATGGAATCGGAGGAGCAATCGTTGGTAAGGCGCTGTATACCGGCAGTATTGATCTGTCCGAAGCAGTGCGCACAGTCAACAAGTAA
- the hisF gene encoding imidazole glycerol phosphate synthase subunit HisF, with the protein MLAKRIIPCLDVKDGRVVKGVNFVNLRDAGDPVELAALYDREGADELVFLDISASVEGRETMEEVVRQTAGEIAIPFTVGGGISKVEDMKRILRAGADKIAVNTAAVLNPQLIADGARRFGSQCIVVAVDAKYNEAWGEWEVYTHGGRKPSGIKALEWVKQAEELGAGEILLTSMDADGTKDGFDLKLTAAVSESVRIPVIASGGAGKESHFYDVFTAGKADAGLAATIFHYKEIALPALKQHLREQGVEIRE; encoded by the coding sequence ATGCTGGCAAAAAGAATTATCCCCTGTCTGGACGTTAAGGATGGCCGGGTTGTCAAAGGCGTTAACTTCGTGAATCTCCGCGATGCGGGTGATCCGGTCGAGTTGGCGGCACTGTATGACCGTGAGGGTGCAGACGAACTGGTATTTCTCGATATTTCAGCTTCTGTCGAAGGTCGCGAAACGATGGAAGAAGTGGTACGGCAGACCGCTGGCGAAATCGCCATCCCCTTCACTGTTGGTGGTGGCATCTCTAAAGTTGAAGACATGAAGCGCATCCTGCGTGCGGGTGCAGACAAAATCGCAGTCAACACGGCTGCTGTGCTGAATCCCCAGCTGATTGCCGACGGTGCTCGCCGCTTCGGTTCCCAATGTATTGTAGTGGCAGTAGACGCCAAGTACAATGAAGCCTGGGGAGAGTGGGAGGTCTACACTCATGGAGGACGGAAACCTTCAGGAATCAAGGCGCTCGAATGGGTAAAACAAGCTGAGGAACTGGGGGCCGGCGAAATTCTGCTAACCAGCATGGATGCGGATGGAACCAAAGATGGATTCGACCTGAAGCTGACTGCTGCTGTATCCGAATCAGTACGAATTCCTGTCATTGCTTCAGGCGGTGCGGGTAAGGAATCTCATTTCTACGACGTGTTTACTGCTGGCAAAGCAGATGCAGGACTTGCTGCAACGATATTTCATTATAAAGAGATCGCTTTACCGGCGTTAAAACAACATTTGAGAGAACAAGGGGTGGAGATCCGTGAGTAA
- the hisIE gene encoding bifunctional phosphoribosyl-AMP cyclohydrolase/phosphoribosyl-ATP diphosphatase HisIE gives MSNVSNEIRERLSLEQVVEHIRWSDGLVPAIVQDAETRQVLMMAYMNRESLKLSLESGETWFWSRSRQELWHKGATSGNVQTITSLKYDCDGDTLLVEVKPNGPACHTGEVTCFHNEIVGLPQKSTEQSGNETNADSSESRAEGRFDVLAELESVIAKREVERPEGAYTTYLFDKGVDKILKKIGEEASETIIAAKNKDNDELRLEVSDLMYHLLVLLQERKLPLDDIMAELSRRHERPRRD, from the coding sequence GTGAGTAATGTAAGTAACGAGATCAGGGAGCGCTTATCCCTGGAGCAGGTTGTAGAGCATATCCGCTGGAGTGATGGTCTGGTACCTGCGATCGTGCAGGATGCCGAGACACGCCAAGTGTTAATGATGGCATATATGAACCGGGAATCATTGAAGTTGTCACTGGAATCGGGAGAAACCTGGTTCTGGTCGCGTTCACGCCAAGAGCTGTGGCACAAAGGTGCTACGTCCGGGAACGTACAGACAATTACCTCACTAAAGTACGATTGTGATGGGGATACGCTGCTGGTAGAGGTTAAACCAAACGGTCCTGCTTGCCATACCGGTGAAGTGACCTGTTTCCATAATGAAATTGTGGGTCTGCCTCAGAAATCTACAGAACAATCCGGAAATGAGACAAACGCAGACTCTTCGGAATCAAGAGCAGAAGGCCGCTTTGACGTACTTGCTGAACTTGAATCCGTCATTGCTAAGCGTGAAGTGGAACGTCCGGAAGGTGCATATACCACGTATCTGTTTGATAAGGGCGTTGATAAAATATTGAAAAAAATCGGTGAAGAAGCTTCCGAAACGATCATCGCCGCCAAAAATAAAGATAATGACGAGCTTCGACTTGAGGTCAGTGACCTGATGTATCACCTGCTCGTTCTATTGCAAGAGCGCAAACTGCCGCTGGACGACATTATGGCTGAGCTGAGCCGCCGTCATGAACGGCCACGCCGCGATTAG
- the hisJ gene encoding histidinol-phosphatase HisJ, translated as MRIDYHTHHERCGHAVGKLEAYVQRGVEIGLSQIGLSDHMPLLHVDPSNYYPEMAMPMEELPRYVEECFSLKERYRGQIEVRVGLEGDYIEGWESEIRSIIERYPWDYIIGSVHFLGKWDITDFRQTHHWEGKDILEVYRQYYDAVSKAAATGMYDIMGHTDVIKRFGFNPSPEQTEERIALENAALQAIAKSGCAMELNASGLSKPCAEMFPSRRMLTEAIKLGIPLTLGSDAHDPLKLGEHLPEAEQLLHELGCTEVAVFEGRRRSFVPLNV; from the coding sequence ATGCGTATTGACTATCACACTCACCATGAGCGCTGTGGTCATGCTGTCGGCAAGCTTGAGGCTTATGTACAGCGAGGCGTGGAGATTGGACTGTCCCAGATTGGACTGTCTGATCACATGCCTTTGCTGCATGTAGATCCATCGAATTATTATCCCGAAATGGCAATGCCCATGGAGGAGCTGCCTCGCTATGTGGAAGAATGCTTCTCGCTGAAAGAGCGGTACCGCGGACAGATCGAGGTGCGTGTTGGCCTTGAAGGGGATTACATCGAAGGATGGGAGTCCGAAATCCGGTCAATCATTGAACGTTATCCTTGGGATTACATCATCGGTTCGGTTCATTTCCTTGGGAAATGGGATATCACCGACTTCCGTCAGACCCATCACTGGGAAGGCAAAGATATTTTGGAGGTATACCGTCAGTATTATGATGCTGTAAGTAAAGCTGCTGCTACAGGCATGTACGATATTATGGGGCACACTGACGTTATTAAGCGTTTTGGCTTCAATCCCTCACCGGAGCAGACGGAAGAGCGTATTGCACTGGAGAATGCTGCTCTGCAAGCCATTGCGAAGAGTGGCTGTGCTATGGAGCTTAATGCGTCGGGATTGTCGAAGCCTTGTGCTGAGATGTTCCCTAGTCGCCGGATGTTAACAGAAGCCATTAAGCTGGGTATCCCGCTCACCCTTGGTTCTGATGCCCACGACCCACTTAAACTGGGTGAACATTTGCCTGAAGCCGAGCAACTTCTGCATGAGCTGGGTTGTACAGAGGTGGCTGTTTTTGAAGGCCGCCGTCGCTCTTTCGTTCCTTTAAATGTATAA
- a CDS encoding ribose-phosphate diphosphokinase: MQHSLRIFSGSSNPKLAEQVCDKLGVQLGKIKLSRFKSGEIYVHYEETIRNCDVFLVQSLSHPINELFVELLVMIDAAKRASARTVNIIVPYYGYARQERKSAPREPISAKMVADVLTTAGANRVVTIDLHAAAIQGFFNIPVDHMTSLDLISEYLLSKGIENPVVVSPDAGRASMAEKLANRLDSPFAIMIKKRPSHNESIITHVIGDVEGRTPIIIEDLIDTGTTILNVVEGLKERGSKNVYVCATHGLFSDNALSKLNHPSIAEVVVTDSIALPDDHPECFKVLPVAPMLARAVRIIVDGGSMATLFRDSGI; encoded by the coding sequence ATGCAACATTCGTTACGTATTTTTTCCGGTTCATCGAACCCCAAGCTGGCAGAACAGGTATGTGACAAGCTGGGCGTACAGTTGGGCAAAATCAAGCTGTCCCGGTTCAAGAGCGGAGAAATATACGTTCATTACGAAGAAACCATCCGTAACTGCGATGTGTTTCTGGTTCAGTCACTGTCTCATCCAATTAATGAGCTGTTTGTCGAACTGCTCGTGATGATTGATGCAGCCAAACGGGCTTCTGCCCGCACAGTGAACATTATCGTTCCCTATTACGGATATGCCCGCCAGGAGCGCAAGTCTGCACCGCGTGAGCCGATCTCGGCCAAGATGGTGGCAGATGTCCTGACGACAGCCGGTGCAAACCGGGTAGTGACGATCGATTTGCATGCTGCAGCAATCCAGGGCTTCTTCAATATTCCTGTCGATCATATGACATCGCTTGATCTGATTAGCGAGTACCTGCTCAGCAAAGGCATTGAAAATCCGGTGGTCGTATCCCCGGATGCCGGACGGGCTTCCATGGCAGAGAAGCTGGCGAATCGGTTAGACTCACCTTTTGCCATTATGATCAAAAAGCGGCCGAGCCACAATGAATCCATCATTACCCATGTAATTGGAGATGTGGAAGGGCGCACGCCAATTATCATTGAAGACCTGATTGATACAGGAACGACAATTTTGAATGTGGTGGAAGGGTTGAAGGAACGCGGTTCCAAAAATGTGTATGTGTGTGCGACACACGGTCTGTTCTCGGATAATGCGTTAAGCAAGCTTAATCATCCATCCATAGCCGAAGTGGTTGTCACAGATTCCATTGCGCTGCCTGATGACCATCCGGAGTGCTTCAAAGTGCTGCCTGTCGCGCCAATGCTGGCACGAGCCGTTCGCATTATTGTGGATGGAGGCTCCATGGCTACATTGTTTAGAGATTCGGGAATCTAA